The following are encoded together in the Flavobacterium haoranii genome:
- a CDS encoding nitric oxide reductase activation protein NorD codes for MGLELDEIIYKRVLKYFKNKRLNDAEILSRQINLSDIKPRLTLFARAICGAPIEIFPAEREGGYKNKNFFLPINCSLFPTKEENLKFYFFRTVYLSIQKQLNLNWDNQDNSPELSLEKAFETAPLVIGEMFEKYPSMQEFYYDAVPKLPVNKKDQSIDYSWLYGKWMKNTQEIEDENVLQNFDDNTKKIKNNVVAETTLHAKAVEEIESLTIDKKQQEDYVLMHSFEKIETAEEFNGNWRDFDGKDDLKDHQEALEEMNMKFTVRVDDMVHSVYQADFVENTSIAESAEIDEKGFHLKYDEWDFKKRKYLTDFCKVYPKTQLKTHSPYYKNTMAKYKTTLNGLRKMLTSVNNKMQQQRRQSQGDAFDLDALTDLYTDIHSGKSPDERIYLSQRKKDKDLTILVLLDISLSSDGYAAGNRVIDVEKEVSILFGEILHEFDIDFAIDGFYSKTRNFTTYLTLKDFNESWNKAKHKIGAVEPNGYTRIGPALRHAGARMDQLDAKNKWIIVLSDGKPNDYDKYEGQHGIQDIKQALRELNERKINSYALAIEAQAKYYLPQMFGQNHYQILTSPVALLKSLVKLYEKIKHQ; via the coding sequence ATGGGCTTAGAATTAGACGAGATTATCTATAAAAGAGTACTCAAGTACTTTAAAAATAAACGACTCAATGATGCCGAAATTCTGAGCCGTCAAATCAACTTATCTGATATCAAACCGCGATTGACTCTTTTTGCAAGAGCGATTTGTGGTGCGCCAATCGAAATTTTTCCAGCCGAACGAGAAGGTGGTTATAAAAACAAAAACTTCTTTCTTCCAATAAATTGTTCGCTTTTTCCAACAAAAGAGGAAAATCTGAAATTTTATTTTTTCAGAACGGTGTATTTGAGTATTCAGAAACAACTGAATTTGAATTGGGATAACCAAGATAATTCACCAGAACTTTCTTTGGAAAAAGCCTTTGAAACAGCGCCATTAGTCATTGGTGAAATGTTTGAAAAATATCCATCCATGCAAGAGTTTTATTATGATGCGGTTCCAAAATTACCCGTTAATAAAAAAGACCAATCCATTGATTATTCTTGGCTGTACGGAAAATGGATGAAAAACACTCAAGAAATTGAAGATGAAAATGTGTTACAAAACTTTGATGACAATACTAAGAAAATAAAAAATAATGTTGTAGCCGAAACTACGCTTCATGCAAAAGCTGTTGAAGAAATTGAGTCGCTTACTATTGACAAAAAACAACAAGAAGATTATGTGCTTATGCACAGTTTCGAGAAAATTGAAACTGCAGAAGAATTCAACGGAAATTGGCGCGATTTTGATGGAAAAGATGATTTAAAAGATCATCAAGAAGCCTTGGAAGAAATGAACATGAAGTTTACGGTTCGGGTTGATGATATGGTGCATTCTGTATATCAAGCAGATTTTGTTGAAAACACTTCTATAGCCGAAAGTGCTGAAATAGATGAAAAGGGTTTTCATTTAAAATACGACGAGTGGGATTTTAAAAAACGAAAATACTTAACAGATTTCTGTAAAGTATATCCGAAAACCCAACTTAAAACACATTCGCCTTATTATAAAAACACGATGGCGAAGTACAAAACCACTTTAAATGGTTTACGAAAAATGCTGACCAGTGTCAATAATAAAATGCAGCAACAACGAAGACAATCACAAGGTGACGCTTTCGATTTAGATGCATTAACCGATTTATATACCGACATTCATTCTGGAAAATCGCCAGACGAACGCATTTATTTATCTCAAAGAAAGAAAGATAAAGACCTTACTATTTTGGTTTTGCTAGATATTAGTCTTTCAAGCGATGGTTATGCCGCAGGAAATCGTGTGATTGATGTAGAAAAAGAAGTTTCCATTTTATTTGGGGAAATCCTGCACGAGTTCGATATCGATTTTGCTATTGACGGATTTTATTCCAAAACTAGAAATTTCACAACTTATCTCACTTTGAAAGATTTCAACGAAAGTTGGAACAAAGCCAAACATAAAATCGGAGCTGTTGAGCCTAATGGATATACTCGAATTGGTCCCGCTTTACGTCACGCTGGAGCAAGAATGGATCAATTGGATGCTAAAAATAAATGGATTATCGTGCTTTCCGATGGAAAACCAAACGATTACGATAAATACGAAGGACAACATGGCATTCAAGATATTAAACAAGCATTACGAGAATTGAACGAGCGAAAAATTAATTCGTATGCCTTAGCTATTGAAGCACAAGCCAAATATTATTTACCGCAAATGTTCGGTCAAAATCATTATCAAATACTAACATCTCCCGTAGCTTTACTAAAATCATTAGTAAAACTATATGAGAAAATCAAACATCAATAA
- a CDS encoding DUF438 domain-containing protein translates to MSTSETHTKVIEGHPIHTYFVETDLIHQLLEELNSINPKEEFQKFYNIFNHLATVERRFERKENQLFPFLEQKGWTGPSRNMWSFHDTIREMFRIVRKNLEDQDFTSAKHNTNLISQNLYRLLEVEENVLFPNALEMLSDEDWIKMRKGEDEIGWMLTETPPKFPKESEYIHPSQDTECRTDVVFNENATHYDEGFMTVEQVNLLFKTLPIDLTYVDENDKVIFYNRGEERVFPRSAGIIGREVRFCHPPKSVDTVLQILEAFRKGEQNEASFWINYKERLIYIRYFAVHDAQKHYKGVIEMSQDITDIKQINGEKRLLEWR, encoded by the coding sequence ATGTCAACATCAGAAACACATACAAAAGTGATTGAAGGACATCCTATTCATACTTATTTTGTAGAAACCGATTTGATTCATCAATTATTAGAAGAATTAAATAGTATTAATCCAAAAGAAGAATTTCAGAAATTTTATAACATTTTCAATCATTTAGCAACTGTTGAAAGACGATTTGAACGAAAAGAAAATCAATTATTTCCGTTTTTAGAACAAAAAGGCTGGACAGGACCTTCTCGAAATATGTGGTCGTTTCACGATACGATTAGAGAAATGTTTCGAATTGTTAGAAAAAATTTAGAAGACCAAGATTTTACTTCAGCCAAGCATAATACCAATTTGATTTCTCAAAATTTATATCGTCTATTAGAAGTAGAAGAAAACGTTTTATTTCCGAATGCTTTAGAAATGTTATCAGATGAAGATTGGATAAAAATGCGAAAAGGTGAAGACGAAATTGGTTGGATGTTGACAGAAACTCCACCAAAATTTCCAAAAGAATCAGAATACATTCATCCTTCTCAAGATACAGAATGCAGAACCGATGTGGTTTTCAACGAAAACGCAACGCATTACGATGAAGGCTTTATGACTGTTGAACAAGTGAACTTACTATTCAAAACATTACCAATTGATTTAACGTATGTAGATGAAAACGATAAAGTAATTTTCTACAATCGCGGTGAAGAACGTGTTTTTCCGAGAAGTGCTGGAATTATTGGTAGAGAAGTTCGTTTTTGTCATCCGCCTAAAAGTGTGGATACCGTTTTGCAAATTTTAGAAGCGTTTAGAAAAGGCGAACAAAACGAAGCTTCTTTCTGGATTAACTACAAAGAGCGTCTGATTTACATTCGTTATTTCGCAGTTCATGATGCTCAGAAACATTACAAAGGCGTAATCGAAATGTCACAAGATATTACCGACATCAAGCAAATTAATGGAGAAAAAAGATTGTTAGAATGGAGATAA
- a CDS encoding cytochrome c oxidase subunit 3 produces MEIKEKSIYYPPGGILIWIITYLELITFGMAILALAYYGSEERELFHNSSLKLNKKIGTINTILLLTSGFFVAKGIHFFKAANIKKTLFYFNCAMVGGLGFLVLKSFEYYEKLDAGLHMDYNSFFRFYWLLTGFHFIHVVVGLVILLVITFSIRKKQTEATFENIEASASFWHMCDLIWLLLFPVLYLLF; encoded by the coding sequence ATGGAGATAAAAGAAAAATCAATATACTATCCGCCAGGTGGCATTTTAATTTGGATTATTACTTATTTGGAGCTTATCACTTTCGGAATGGCAATTTTAGCATTAGCGTATTACGGTTCAGAAGAGCGTGAATTATTTCATAACAGTAGTTTAAAACTGAATAAAAAAATTGGAACAATAAATACGATTTTGTTGTTAACTAGTGGTTTTTTTGTAGCCAAAGGAATTCATTTTTTTAAAGCCGCTAATATCAAAAAGACGTTGTTTTATTTCAATTGTGCAATGGTTGGAGGTCTTGGATTTTTAGTTTTAAAATCATTTGAATATTACGAAAAATTAGACGCCGGATTACACATGGATTACAATTCGTTTTTTAGATTTTATTGGCTATTAACGGGTTTTCATTTTATACATGTAGTTGTTGGATTGGTAATTTTATTAGTAATTACGTTTTCCATTAGAAAAAAACAAACAGAAGCAACCTTTGAAAACATCGAAGCTAGCGCCAGTTTTTGGCACATGTGCGATTTAATTTGGTTGCTTTTATTTCCAGTACTTTATTTACTTTTTTAA
- a CDS encoding cytochrome C oxidase subunit IV family protein, giving the protein MKDTISSTFILLLALTVIAAFLALNVSAEIMATTVVTLALIKFWLVAFQFMELKKAHPFWKYMILGFGSLMMIILIILL; this is encoded by the coding sequence ATGAAAGATACAATTTCTTCTACGTTTATTTTGTTGTTGGCACTAACTGTAATTGCTGCTTTTTTAGCATTAAATGTAAGTGCAGAGATTATGGCAACAACGGTTGTGACTTTAGCTTTAATTAAGTTTTGGTTGGTAGCTTTTCAATTTATGGAATTAAAAAAAGCGCATCCTTTTTGGAAATATATGATTTTAGGTTTTGGTAGTTTAATGATGATAATTTTGATCATTTTACTTTAA
- a CDS encoding OsmC family protein — protein MEKHQYNLDLEWIGERKGVLSSPEFSSTIEVVTPPEFDKGIAGFWSPEHLFTAAVQSCFMTTFLAIADFSKLEVLNFNCKATGILEKVEDKFLMTEVILEPSLKLKNNEEKEKANKIIAKAEKACLISNSILTNVILKETKF, from the coding sequence ATGGAAAAGCATCAATATAATTTAGATTTAGAGTGGATTGGAGAGCGCAAAGGAGTACTTTCATCTCCTGAATTTTCATCTACAATTGAAGTAGTAACACCGCCAGAATTCGATAAAGGAATTGCTGGATTTTGGTCGCCAGAACATTTATTTACTGCAGCAGTTCAAAGTTGTTTTATGACTACTTTTTTAGCAATTGCCGATTTTTCAAAATTAGAAGTTTTAAATTTTAACTGTAAAGCAACAGGTATTCTAGAAAAAGTTGAAGATAAATTTCTCATGACAGAAGTAATTTTAGAGCCTTCACTAAAATTAAAAAACAATGAAGAAAAAGAAAAGGCTAATAAAATCATCGCAAAAGCAGAAAAGGCATGTCTTATTTCTAATTCAATATTAACAAATGTTATTTTAAAAGAAACAAAATTCTAA
- a CDS encoding c-type cytochrome, which yields MNKLVLLALTFAMFIACGKKENQDDFSKPAASESNETTTETNSSSDYDPHRGEGKFENVDLGTGLNGAMADAGQKVAEVKCTSCHKLTEEKLVGPGWKGVTERRKPEWIMNFITNPDPMIDKDPELQAQLEICLVRMPNQGVGDDEARQILEFMRKNDGVN from the coding sequence ATGAACAAATTAGTATTATTAGCATTAACGTTTGCAATGTTTATTGCTTGTGGTAAAAAAGAAAATCAAGATGATTTTTCAAAACCAGCTGCATCAGAATCTAATGAAACAACTACTGAGACAAATTCTTCTTCTGATTATGATCCACATCGAGGAGAAGGGAAATTTGAAAATGTAGACTTAGGCACTGGTTTAAATGGTGCAATGGCAGATGCTGGACAAAAAGTGGCTGAAGTTAAATGTACTTCATGTCATAAATTAACAGAAGAGAAATTAGTTGGACCAGGTTGGAAAGGAGTAACTGAAAGAAGAAAACCAGAATGGATTATGAACTTTATCACAAACCCCGACCCAATGATAGACAAAGATCCAGAATTACAAGCTCAATTAGAAATTTGTTTAGTAAGAATGCCTAATCAAGGTGTTGGTGATGATGAAGCAAGACAAATTTTAGAATTTATGCGTAAAAATGATGGCGTAAATTAA
- a CDS encoding nitrous oxide reductase accessory protein NosL — MKISDGKFASEIITTKGRVYKFDDIRCMVSYNNENNISVDKSYVNDFSQENSLISIDEAFFLKGGNISSPMRGNIAAFKDELEFEEYITKLNATKTNWSEINNLFK; from the coding sequence ATGAAGATTTCAGATGGTAAATTCGCTTCGGAAATTATCACAACTAAAGGAAGAGTTTATAAATTCGACGACATAAGATGTATGGTTTCTTATAATAATGAAAATAACATTTCCGTTGATAAATCTTATGTAAACGACTTTTCACAAGAAAATTCTCTGATTTCAATTGATGAAGCTTTTTTTTTAAAAGGAGGAAATATTTCAAGTCCCATGAGAGGAAACATTGCTGCATTTAAAGATGAGTTAGAGTTTGAAGAATACATAACAAAATTAAATGCTACTAAAACTAATTGGAGTGAAATTAATAATCTCTTTAAATAA
- the nosD gene encoding nitrous oxide reductase family maturation protein NosD encodes MTRFIILILYINLTFTYGNTINVGSNHAIKSLTKAISFAKDGDTIFVHKGIYREGNIIINKRLILIGKGYPTFDGEKKVEVFSIKHDSVIFKGFKVINGAYGTITDPAAIKTYTVNNVIIENNILDNNFFGIYIQNGDKCIIKDNQLKAYGKEEQQLGNGIHCWKSTNIQVMNNKVQGHRDGIYFEFVSESLIWRNIVENNIRYGLHFMFSHNNSYITNVFRNNGAGVAVMYTRNVTMMNNLFDENWGQSAYGLLLKEITDSNILNNYFVKNTTAVYMEGSSRIKFKNNDFKDNGWAVKIQASCDDNTFNHNNFINNTFDMGTNGSLVLNNFNYNFWDKYEGYDLNKDNLGDVPFHPLSLFSVLTENTPSAMLLYRSFMITLLDKSEKVLPSITPDNFADNYPLMKPIKR; translated from the coding sequence ATGACGCGCTTTATTATTTTAATACTATATATTAATCTAACTTTTACTTATGGGAATACTATTAATGTAGGTTCAAATCATGCCATAAAATCATTAACTAAAGCTATTTCATTTGCAAAAGATGGTGATACAATATTTGTCCATAAAGGAATTTACAGAGAAGGGAATATTATAATTAATAAAAGACTCATTTTAATTGGTAAAGGCTATCCTACATTTGATGGGGAAAAAAAAGTTGAAGTTTTTTCCATAAAACATGATAGTGTAATTTTTAAAGGTTTTAAAGTAATAAATGGTGCTTATGGAACGATCACAGATCCTGCGGCAATAAAAACTTACACAGTTAATAATGTAATTATAGAAAATAACATCCTCGACAATAACTTTTTTGGCATATATATTCAAAATGGAGACAAATGCATTATTAAAGACAACCAATTAAAAGCTTATGGAAAAGAAGAACAACAATTAGGAAATGGAATTCATTGTTGGAAAAGTACTAATATTCAAGTAATGAATAATAAAGTACAAGGTCATAGAGACGGAATTTATTTTGAATTTGTTTCTGAGTCGTTAATTTGGAGAAACATAGTTGAAAATAATATTAGATATGGATTACATTTTATGTTTTCACACAACAATTCTTACATTACAAATGTATTTAGAAATAATGGAGCTGGAGTGGCAGTTATGTACACAAGAAATGTAACCATGATGAATAATTTATTCGACGAAAATTGGGGACAATCAGCTTATGGTCTTTTGTTAAAAGAAATAACCGATAGTAATATTTTAAATAATTATTTTGTAAAAAATACTACAGCGGTATATATGGAAGGATCAAGTCGAATAAAATTCAAAAATAACGATTTTAAAGATAATGGTTGGGCTGTAAAAATTCAAGCTAGTTGTGATGATAATACTTTCAATCACAATAATTTCATTAATAATACTTTTGATATGGGGACTAATGGAAGTTTGGTGCTTAATAACTTTAATTATAATTTTTGGGATAAATATGAAGGTTATGATCTAAATAAAGATAATTTAGGTGATGTCCCTTTTCATCCTTTAAGTTTATTTTCTGTTTTAACCGAAAACACCCCTTCAGCAATGTTACTTTACAGAAGTTTTATGATTACCTTATTAGACAAATCAGAAAAAGTATTACCAAGTATAACCCCAGATAATTTTGCTGACAATTATCCATTAATGAAGCCAATAAAAAGATGA
- a CDS encoding ABC transporter ATP-binding protein gives MIEIRQLNKSFGKFQVLNNINLSCHSGECIALIGPNGCGKTTIIKSILGMVLPNSGTITVDGINIKGQNEYRNDIGYMPQIGRYPENMTIGQVIEMVKTIRNQNDNLDTDLLKAFNLENMFQKQMRTLSGGTTQKVSAVLAFLFNPKILILDEPTAGLDPLASEILKEKIIKEKQNGKLILITSHLLSELDDLITEIIFMQDGNLHFHKKIHELKELTNEDKISKAIAKILKENNNEKAH, from the coding sequence ATGATAGAAATTCGACAATTGAATAAAAGTTTTGGAAAATTTCAAGTTCTAAATAATATAAATTTAAGCTGCCATTCAGGCGAATGTATTGCTCTTATTGGGCCTAATGGTTGTGGGAAAACCACAATAATTAAATCTATTTTAGGAATGGTTTTACCTAATTCGGGTACAATTACAGTTGATGGAATCAATATTAAAGGTCAAAATGAGTATAGAAACGATATTGGATATATGCCACAGATAGGTAGATATCCCGAAAATATGACTATTGGACAAGTTATAGAAATGGTAAAGACTATTCGTAATCAAAATGATAATTTAGATACAGATTTGTTAAAAGCATTTAATCTTGAAAATATGTTTCAAAAACAAATGCGTACACTTTCTGGTGGAACTACTCAAAAAGTAAGTGCTGTTTTAGCTTTTTTATTTAATCCTAAAATATTAATCTTAGATGAACCAACAGCAGGATTAGATCCTTTAGCTTCTGAAATTTTAAAAGAGAAAATAATTAAGGAAAAGCAAAATGGTAAATTAATTTTAATTACATCTCATTTACTTAGTGAATTAGACGATTTAATTACTGAAATTATTTTTATGCAAGATGGGAATTTACATTTTCATAAAAAAATTCATGAATTAAAAGAGCTTACAAATGAAGATAAAATATCAAAAGCAATAGCTAAAATTTTAAAAGAAAATAACAATGAAAAAGCTCATTAA
- a CDS encoding ABC transporter permease subunit produces MKKLIKIILIDILKNKIVIAYTFIIAILAWSSFLLEDNSSKGLLTILNIILFTVPLVTILFATIYIYNSSEFIELVVSQPVKRSKIWTSLFIAVTTALVISFLIGAGLPLLIYSSNFVGFMMLIVGTLITLVFTALAFLSSILTRDKARGIGLAILTWLFFALIFDGIVLFLLFQFSDYPIENAMVGITALNPIDLARIQILLHLDVSAMMGYTGAIFKNSFGTQTGLFISFFLLILWAIIPFLISLKKFNSKDL; encoded by the coding sequence ATGAAAAAGCTCATTAAAATAATTTTAATAGACATTCTTAAGAATAAAATTGTTATTGCTTATACATTTATTATTGCAATATTAGCATGGAGTTCTTTTTTATTAGAAGATAATAGCTCAAAAGGACTGTTAACTATTTTAAATATTATATTATTTACAGTTCCTTTAGTTACTATTCTTTTTGCTACTATTTACATTTATAATAGTTCAGAATTTATAGAATTAGTTGTAAGTCAGCCCGTTAAAAGAAGTAAAATTTGGACAAGTTTATTTATTGCTGTAACAACTGCACTTGTAATATCATTTCTAATAGGTGCGGGTTTACCTTTACTAATATATTCATCTAATTTTGTAGGTTTTATGATGCTCATTGTTGGAACTTTAATCACATTAGTTTTTACAGCATTAGCGTTTTTATCATCTATATTAACTAGGGATAAAGCAAGAGGAATTGGTTTAGCTATTTTAACCTGGTTATTTTTTGCTTTAATTTTTGATGGCATCGTTCTATTTTTACTCTTCCAATTTTCAGATTATCCAATAGAAAATGCAATGGTAGGAATTACAGCTCTTAACCCTATAGATTTAGCTCGAATACAAATCTTACTTCATTTAGATGTTTCTGCAATGATGGGATATACTGGGGCTATTTTTAAAAATTCTTTTGGAACACAAACAGGATTATTTATATCTTTTTTCTTATTGATTCTTTGGGCTATAATTCCTTTTCTTATTTCTCTTAAAAAGTTTAATTCTAAAGATTTATAA
- a CDS encoding group III truncated hemoglobin: MNNKTDIANRDDIILLVNTFYDKIKKDDVIGHFFTDVAKVDWNKHLPIMYNFWENILFYTGNYSGNPMQAHKKVHNLSPMNQKDFNHWVKVFTKTVDELFEGKKAEEIKERATNIAQVMMFKTLSH, translated from the coding sequence ATGAATAATAAAACAGATATTGCTAATAGAGATGATATTATTTTATTAGTAAATACTTTTTACGATAAAATTAAAAAAGATGATGTAATAGGTCATTTTTTTACTGATGTTGCAAAAGTAGATTGGAATAAACATTTGCCAATAATGTATAATTTTTGGGAGAATATTCTGTTTTATACTGGAAATTATTCAGGTAATCCCATGCAAGCACATAAAAAAGTTCACAACTTAAGTCCTATGAACCAAAAAGATTTTAATCATTGGGTTAAAGTCTTTACTAAAACTGTCGATGAACTATTTGAAGGAAAAAAAGCTGAAGAAATTAAAGAAAGAGCCACAAATATTGCACAAGTAATGATGTTTAAAACGCTTTCTCATTAA